A portion of the Mesobacillus sp. AQ2 genome contains these proteins:
- a CDS encoding DUF350 domain-containing protein, with amino-acid sequence MNLYINFASYLGLGLLLLTAGVGLFVLATPKIKEFELIGKRNVTAALSLGGKMLGLAIVLGAAAEYSISLLDMAIWGSIGIFTQILVFFVAEVVTIRYSLQKAIEEDNRSVGVILFSLSLAVGWIVAKSLSY; translated from the coding sequence ATGAATTTATATATAAATTTTGCCTCTTATTTAGGACTTGGACTGCTTTTGCTGACAGCAGGGGTAGGATTATTCGTGCTTGCTACTCCTAAAATCAAGGAATTTGAACTGATCGGCAAGAGAAATGTTACTGCTGCTCTTTCTCTTGGCGGGAAAATGCTCGGACTCGCCATTGTCCTTGGGGCTGCGGCAGAATATTCAATTTCCCTGCTTGATATGGCAATTTGGGGGTCTATTGGAATTTTCACTCAAATCCTCGTGTTTTTTGTCGCCGAGGTTGTAACAATCAGGTACAGCCTTCAAAAAGCGATAGAGGAAGATAATCGTTCTGTCGGTGTCATTCTATTTTCACTTTCACTTGCTGTTGGCTGGATTGTAGCCAAGAGTCTTTCGTATTAA
- a CDS encoding aminotransferase yhxA: MNKTKKVMAGISATALLMGATACNNPQVLPDRDWDEGSSAGEGQDWSASQDQDIPPVPEGTDCSDWEWDAEDGVWECDDNNSPYFGHFFFAGMFFANRSMLYKSNDYMKYKNSSSFKGARLDSNYKNRTPKGSSGFGSGSRSTTGG; the protein is encoded by the coding sequence ATGAACAAAACCAAAAAGGTTATGGCTGGGATTTCAGCTACAGCTCTTTTAATGGGAGCTACAGCATGTAATAATCCGCAGGTTTTACCAGACAGAGATTGGGATGAGGGTTCATCTGCAGGTGAGGGACAGGATTGGAGTGCATCACAGGATCAGGATATCCCTCCGGTACCAGAAGGGACAGATTGTAGTGACTGGGAATGGGATGCTGAAGATGGGGTCTGGGAATGTGATGATAATAATTCCCCATACTTTGGCCATTTCTTTTTTGCCGGTATGTTCTTTGCCAATCGATCGATGCTTTATAAGAGCAATGATTATATGAAGTATAAGAACAGCTCGTCATTTAAAGGGGCCAGGCTGGACAGCAATTACAAAAACAGGACGCCAAAAGGCAGCTCTGGATTCGGAAGCGGGTCAAGAAGCACGACTGGCGGCTAA
- a CDS encoding RNA helicase produces MKKLTYFIHDGKGGYEPLYEYTTATVGIDEFYARQLCTYFVIKGNQYELVSNEMNGEEEILVLEDRGRNNSVIDEKNYRGLGIHVEFRRYSEFENYKLLSTVPCQTHLDVIRYLLKDVTDVPEIGQMLVTSTEIDEDRGVYVLYVKNLHENDME; encoded by the coding sequence ATGAAAAAACTGACTTATTTTATCCATGATGGAAAAGGCGGCTACGAACCTTTATATGAATATACGACCGCGACTGTTGGCATAGATGAGTTTTATGCACGACAGTTATGCACCTATTTCGTGATCAAGGGAAACCAATATGAATTAGTGTCGAATGAAATGAACGGGGAAGAAGAAATCCTGGTTCTTGAGGACCGTGGAAGGAACAATTCAGTCATTGACGAGAAAAATTATAGGGGATTGGGCATTCACGTTGAATTTCGCAGGTATAGTGAATTTGAGAATTACAAATTGCTATCCACTGTTCCTTGCCAAACCCATCTCGATGTCATTCGTTATCTTTTAAAGGATGTAACGGATGTCCCGGAAATTGGCCAAATGTTGGTTACTTCTACTGAAATTGATGAGGACCGGGGAGTATACGTTCTGTATGTGAAAAATTTGCATGAAAACGACATGGAATAG